CCGAGATCGAACACTTCAAACAGGTGGAAATCCTCCCGGCTGACGACCTCCAGATCCACGGCCGCGCCGTGGCCGAGGTGATTCACCTGCTGGCCGAGCTCCTGGAAAACGCCACGACCTTCGCCGATCCCGGCGCGCCGAAGGTCGCCCTGCGCGCGCAGCGGGTGACGGCGGGGCTGTGGATCCAGGTCCAGGACCGAGGTCTGGGCATGCCCTGGGAGGAACGCGAGCGCATCAACCGCTTGCTCGAGGTTTCGACCACGCTCGACGTCGGTGAGCTGCTCGCCGAAGGCCGCATCGGTATGGGTGTGGTCAAGGAGCTGGCGCGACGCTACCGCATCCGGGTCAAGCTGGACGAGAACATGTTCGGTGGTGTCGACGCCAACGTGGTCCTGCCGCATGACCTGCTGGTCGTGGACGTCAAGTCCCAGGAGGCACCGTCCGAGCAGAAAGCGCTCTCTCCGGCCCCCCAGGTCGCGCAGCCCAAGCACGCCGAGCCCGTTCCCGGTGGCTCCCCCGGACGCCATGAACGTGCTGACGACTCGTCGCAGTCTTCGCCGGCCACGTCCACACATGGCTCCGCGGTCGGTCCACCGCCTGCCACACTGCCGGTGCGGGCGCCTGGAGCAGCGTTGTCTGCGCCACTGCACGGTGATCCCAGAGCGTCGAGGGATGCCCCAGCGCCACCGTTGCCGCAACGGAGCGCAGCGCCGACCCACCTGCCACCCGGGCTTCGCGACGAGCCGTCGCATCCCACGGTCCTGGTCCCGGGACACAATCACACGTTGGCCTCGGCGGCCCTGCGCGGCCTGGCGCTCAGCCAGGAAGAGTCCGCGACGCCGCCCACGACCGCTACCACACGAACGCAAGGAGAGTCTCCGTGACCGACGACCTGACTTGGCTGCTACACCGCCTCGTCGACAGGGTTCCCGGTTCTCGCTCCGCAGTCCTGCTGTCCGCGGACGGCATCGCCAAGAACTGGTACGGGTTGGCCGACGACGAGGCCGAAACGCTGGCGGCGATGGCCGGCTCGATCTGTTCGTTGGCGAAAGCGGTCGGGACGCGCTTCGGCGGAACGCCCGAGGGTAATGTGCGGCAGGTGCTGGTCGAGACCGATGGGAGCATTTTGTTCGTCACGGCCCCCAGCATCGGCACCGTCCTCGCTGTCCTGGCCGGCCCTGGGGTGGACGCTGCCACCCTCAGCTATGAGATGGGACGCCTCGGTGACCAGTTGCCTCAGCAGTTGGCTACTCCCGCCCGGCAAGACATCGCGGCGGCGCAGCTGGGAAATCGATAAGGCGTGCCGGACAAGACCGAAGATCCGGGCACAGCGGAGCCCGAGGACCTGTGGGAGCGCCCCTACACCATCACAGCAGGGCGGACGCGCGCCAGCGTGCCACTGGACATGATGTCGCTGGTGTCCGCGACGGGCACCGTCGCGCCCGACCGGTTGCAGCTGGAACACGCGCAGGCGCTACGGCTGTGCGGCAACCCCATCTCGGTCACCGAGGTCGCCGCGGTGCTGAAGCAGCCGATCGCCGTCACCAAGATCCTGCTCGCCGACCTGGTCGTGGCCGGTGCCGCTACCGCGCACACACCTCGCCTGGTCGATTCGTCGAAAATTGACTTGCTGAAGAGATTGGCTGATGGACTCAAGAAGCTCTGACACCGTCCCCGATCAGGCCAAGATCCTGGTCGCCGGCGGCTTCGGCGTGGGCAAGACGACCTTCGTCGGCGCCGTCAGTGAGATCGCGCCCCTCTCCACCGAGGAAACTCTCACCACCGCCAGCGTCGGCACCGACAGCCTGACGGGAGTCGCCCACAAGAGCACCACCACGGTCGCCTTGGACTTCGGCCGGATCACGATCGCCTCCGACCTGGTGCTCTATCTCTTCGGGACGCCAGGGCAAGACCGGTTCTGGTTCATGTGGGACGAGCTCTCCCGGGGAGCTCTCGGGGCCGTCGTTCTGGCCGACACCCGGCGCCTCCAGGATTGTTTCGGCCCCATCGAGTTCTTCGAGCAGCGCGGCATCAACTTCCTCGTCGCGATCAACGACTTCGGTGACGCTTATCCCTACCCGGACGCGCAACTACGCAGTGCCCTCGAGTTGAAACCGCACGTTCCCCTTCTGCACTGCGACGCCCGGCGCGCGCGCTCCGCGAGTTCGGTGCTGGTCACCCTCGTGGAACACATCGCGACCATGTCTCACCGGCCAGCCGCAGAAATCCCCGTTCTGACCACCGCGACCCAGATTCGGAGTATGCCATGACGTACGAGCAGGACGATCGTTTGCGGACCGTTCCGCGGGACCCCGAGGTCTCGGCCCGGATGAAGCGCCTCGCTGAGCTGAACATCGGCAAAGAGCCCGACCCCGCATTCGATGCGTTCGCCGCCAAGCTCGCATCGATCACCGACACCCCGTTCGCCATGGTCAACTTCATCAGCGACCGGGAACAGTACTTCGCCGGTCTCTACACCCCGTCCGGAAATCAACGCGGCGCCGCCCTGCAAGCGGCCCAGGCCACCGAACATCACGGCGTGGGCCGGACGATGGACCTGGACCACGGGTTCTGCCCGCACGTGGTGAGCAGGCGCCTGGCGCTGGTACTCGACGATGTCTGCGAGTGGCCGCAGTTCGTGGGTAACCCGGTCATCAACAAGCTCAGCGTTCGCTCCTACCTCGGCGCGCCGCTGATCGACCGCACCGGGACCGCACTGGGCACCATCTGTGTCATCGACACCCAGCCGCGGGAGTGGGGTCGGCCCGGACTGCAGACGATCAAGCAGCTGGCGGGCGAACTGCTGGAACAGATTCACCTGCGGGAGCGCTGAGCGCGCGGTCGCGGGCGGCGTTCCCCACGCCGAGTTCAGTCGCCAGCTGTTGCGACCACTGCCCCTTCGCCTCCCCGAGCGCGAACTCGGCCAACCGCAGCCGCTGGATGTCGGAGGTGCCCGCCGGGGCATACATGTGGTGCGCGTCGCGTACGTACCGTTCCACCTGGCGGTCGGCTATCAGCCCGTACGCACCATGGATTTCCATCGCGAGTTTCGCGGAGGCCTGCGACAGCTCGTAGTTTTCCAGCTTGGCGCTCATCAGTTCCGCATCACAGGGCAGCCCTTGGTCCAACATGGCGGCCGCGTGGTAGGCCAATACCCGGGCGGTCATCAGCTGCGACTGCATCTGGCCGAGCTTCTGCTTGATCGTCGGCATCATGGCCAGTGCCGCACCGTAGCGGGTGTGTTCCCTGGCGAACCGCGTGGTCGCGTTGACCAGCGCCTGGTGGACGCCGAGAGACACCGCGGTGAGGTTCGGCCGCCCGTACAAGATGCTGGAGGAGTAGGCCACCGCGAGCCCGTCTCCTTCGTCACCGAGCCGGTTCTCCGCCGGCACGCGACAGTTGTCGAAGATGAGCTCACCGAAGCTGAAACCGTGCAGCCCCATGGTTTCCTGCAACGGGCCCAGGGAGAACCCGGGCCGGGTGGACTCCACGAGGAACGCTGTCAGGCCACGTGAGCCTTCCCCCGTCCGCACCACCACGCCGTGCAGGTCGCCGACATGGCTGTTCCCCACGAACACTTTGCGACCGTTGAGAACGTAGTCGTCCCCGTCACGCCGGGCTGTGGCCGACATGCCGAGGACATGACCGCCGGATTCGGGTTCGGTCACCGCGATGGTGGGAAGGCAATCCCCAGCCGCGATGGCCGGCAACCACTGGCGTTTTTGCTCGTAGTTGCCGAAATGCAGGATCTTGGCCACACCGAGCTGGGATGCTTGGGCCATTGCCCCCATCGCCCCGCTGACGCACGACAGTTCTTCGATGATGATGGTCTTGGCCAGATGACCCAATCCCATGCCACCGAACTCCGGCCCGATCGTCACCCCGATCCAGCCCTGCCGGGCTACCAGCCGTGCCAGCTCGTTCTCGACGGCCCGTGATGCCTCCATCTGTCCGATGCGTGGAGCGATGTGCTCTTCGGCGAACTGGCGAACCTCCGCGCGCAAACGATCATGCTCCGGCGACTCAAAGTAGGTCGGAAGGTACACACTGCTCCCCAGGTGAGCTGTTCAGGCTTCGGGAGGTTACCCGATGGCCACCTCATGGCGAGCGTGTCATCACTGTGCGTCAGGCGGTACCGCCTACCTGGTGATCACGGTGCGTACTTTGATGTGATCTCGCTGACTGTGACAGCTATCCCCGTCCTGGTCCGAAGTCGTGACCGCGTCCGGCCGCACCGGCCGCCAGCACCCCGGCCGCCCGCTCGCGCCGCGTCGCCGGACCAGCGTGTCCGGTGCTGGACCCCCTCCCGTTACACTGCAGCTGCGGGCCGTTAGCTCAATCGGTAGAGCTGCTGACTTTTAATCAGTAGGTTCCGGGTTCGAGCCCCGGGCGGCCCACCGATCGCCCCAGGTCAAACCGGGGATGGCGCACGGTGGTGCGCGTGCGCACCGGTGAGTGGTTCAGCGGCGCGTGGTCCGGCGCAGCCAGAGCAGGCCGATCACCGGCAGCACGAGCGGGATGAACAGGTATCCCTCGCCGTAGCCGGACCACACGGTCGCGTCCGGGAAGGCGGCCCGGTCGAACACGCTCAGCGTGCCGACCACGAGCACGCCCAGCAGCTCGGTCGTGCACGCCGCGACCGCCAGCCGGAACGAGCCGCCGCCACGCCGGGCCAGCGCGACCGTCGCGACGATGTAGATCACCGCGGCCACGGCCGACAACGTGTAGGCCAGCGGCGCCTCGTGCCACTTCGTCGTGATCTGCACCGCGGCCCGCGACGTCGCGGCGAGCGCGAAGATCCCGTACACCGCGACCAGGATCCGGCCCGGACCGGTCGCCGCGGTCCGCTGCGACTTCGGCGTCTTCTGCTCGGACGGCTCAGCCATGCCCGGCACCCCATATCTGGTGGATCCGCTCGACCATCACCGGGATCGCGAGGCAGGCCACGCCGAGGATCACGGTGCTCGACCGGCTGCGCTCGGCGAGCGCCCACGCCGTGCCCACCGGCAGGATCACCAGGGCGCCGACGAGGTAGGCCAGGTAGGTCACCATGCTGTGCGGGCGGTCGCCGGCGATCAGCAGCACGACGCCGACGACCAGCTGCGCGACGAGCAGCGCCTCGACGACGGCGAGCGCGGCCAGCAGCGGGCGGCCCGGCTCGCGGCCCCGCGCGGCGGCGACGAACGCCCACACGGCGACCAGCGCCGCAGCGGCCGCGACGGCCACGCCGAACCCGGTGATCACCCGTTCAGCTTAGCGACGTGGTGCGGGCTGCCGGCCGACAGGAGCGGGCTCGGCGGAAACAAACCGACCACGTCCGCGCTCACCCGGATGGCCGGCACAGCGCCCGGCGCACCTCGTGCCGCCGGGAGCAGTGCGGAGGGGCCAGCGCTCGCCGGACGGCGCGGCGATCGGGTGGTGGAAAGTCCACCGGATCACTCTGCGTGATCGGGAAAAGGGCGGGCAGGCCGCCGGTTCGGCGGTTCGGCGCGCGCCCGGCCACGGGGACCATGAACTCCGGGCACGGTGGTCCGCGACGGCACGAGAGGAATCGGGTGATCTTCGAGCTGAGCTGGCGGGGAAACCCGGAACGGATATTCACGGCGATCGTTTCCAGGGCCACGGCCCGCACACCGGCTCTGCGCCCGCCCGGCCGCTGCCCGCAGCGCACCTGTCCGTGGTGCCGGCGGGACGAGCGTCGCGGCGGGTGATTCCCGCACCGAACCCGTACTCGGTTCCTTCCGGGCGTCGTCAGCGGCCATCGGCTGCGGGCGCACCCTGCCGGTGCGCTGCCACCGCGCCCCGGCAGGATGTGCCCGGTGAACTCACCGAAACCGATCACGCGACGGGTGAAGTCCTGGGCCGGCGCGCGTCCCGCCCGGATCGCGATGGCCACGCTGGCGGCCGCGGGGGTCGTCCTGGCGGCAGCACCCACCGCCGCGGCCGGTGAGCCCCACTTCTACCGCTCCTGCGCGCAGGCCGATTTCTCCTGCCAGAACGGCGCCAAGATCTCCGGCCCGACCGACTACAACCGGTGTGCCACGGGCTGGACCACGAAGGTGTGCGTCCAGTACGACGGCGACGTGGTGTACGTGCAGGACGGCTCGGCCGACGGGCGTTCCGCGCTCGGCGCCATCGAGGCCTCCAGCGGGGTGCGGATGCGGGTGTGCCGCAACCCGTACGGGCACGGAACCTGGGTGAGGTGCAAGTTCGACTGGAGCGAGAGCGCCGCCAAGCAGGTCAAGGGCGGCGTCCTGCTGAGCTTCGACGAGATGCACCTCGGGACGCTCTGGTCGTTCACGCAGAACTGACGAGGTCGCTCCCCGGCCCGGAGCCTCTACTCTGGGGTGATCGTTCACCCGTCGGGAATCTCAAGATCACTTGACCGGACCAGCGCCGCGCTGGGACCCTTCTCCCATCGAGTACCGAGAGGGATGGACCGTCGCCGAGATCACGGCCCGCGTGCTGGTCGACGCCGGGGTGCGGCGCGCCTACACCGTGGCCGGCAGCGCGTTCCTCGAGTTCCTCGACGCCATCCGGTTCGAACCGCTGATGGCGCTGGTCACGGCACGCCAGGACACCGGTGCCGCGTTCATGGCCGAAGCCGAGGGCAAGCTGCGTGAGGTCCCCGCGCTGCTGCTCGGCGGGCCCGGCCCGGGCATCGCGGACTTCCTGGTGGCGGTGCGCTCGGCCTACCAGGACGGCACGCCGATGGTGGTCCTGGTCGAGGAGCGGGCGAGCGTCCGGCTCGCCGCTCCGGGCATCCAGGACGGGCTCGCCGAGCTGGACCCGCTCACGCTGTTCGGACCGTTCGCGAAGTGGACCGGCCGCGCCGGGACGGCCGCGCAGGTGCCGGTGCTGGCCGCGCAGGCCGTTCGCGCCGCCCGGGAGGGGCGCCGCGGTCCGGCGGTGCTGGCGGTGCCCGCCGACTTCTGGGTGGCGCCGTTCCACGACGTCATCCCCGACCCCGAGCCGCGTCCGGACGACACGGGCGCGGCGCTGCGGTCCGCGCACGAGGTCGCGGCGCTGCTGGCCGACTCGCGCTACCCGGTGCTGATCGCCGGTGGTGTCGGACGCGCCGCGCGCACGGACCTGATCGCCGCCGCTGACCAGCTCGGCCTGGCCGTCTACACCGCGTTCCGCCGGCAGGACAGCTTCCCGGAGAACCACGCGCGCTACGCCGGCCACCTCGGCCTCGGCATCCCGGCGGGGCAGCTGGACGCCCTGGAGCGGGCCGACGTGGTGCTGGCCGTGGGCACCCGGCTGGACGAGGTGACCACGCAGAACAACCGGTACCCGCTGCCGTCGCAGACGCTGGTGGTGATCGGTCCGGGCCTGCCGGCGACGCATCGCCGCGGGCTGACGTTCCGGATCGACTGCGAGGTCGGCTCGTTCCTGCGGCAGCTGGTCGCGGTCGGCGTCACCCGGTCGCGGCGCAGCTCGGCCGCCAACGCGGCCACCCACACCCACATGACCCCGCCGCGCACCAGCCCGGATCACCCGCTGGTGCACCCCGCGGACGTGGTCCGGGTGCTGCGCAAGGTCGCGCCGGAGGACACGGTGGTGACGGCCGACTCGGACCCGACCGCCCGGTTCGTGCACCGGTACTGGTGCTTCACGCAGCCGCACACCCAGCTCGAGCCGCCGGAGGGCGTGCGCGGCTACGCGGTGCCGGCCGCGCTGGGCGCGAAGCTGGCCGCGCCGAGGCGGACGGTGGTCGCGGTGGTCTCCGACGCCGCCGCCATGATCACCGGGCAGGAACTGGAGACCGCGGTGCGGCACCGCGCGCCGATCCTCGTGGTCGTGTTCCAGAACGGCCTGTTCACCGACCTGGCTACGCACCAGGCCGCCAAGCACGGGCGGCTGCACGGGGTGTCACTCACGGCGGTGGACTTCGCGGCGTGGGCCCGCTCGTTCGGCGCCGCCGGTTACACGATCGAATCGCCCGAGCAGCTGGAGCCGACGTTCCGGCGTGCCCTGCAGCACCAGCGGCCGAGCGTCGTCGACGTGCGCACGGACCCGGACGTGATCGATCCGGACACCCGGTTGTCCGCGCTGTTCCAGCGGCCGCGCAAGACCTAGCGTTTCCGCCGGATGTGTGATCTACTGGTGGTGGTCTTCGAAGATTTTGTGTTCGTGTTCAGGCACGCTCGCAAGATTTGGCGGGCGTAGTGGTTCCCCGTTCGGGGAGGCAAACCGATCCGCCGGTGACCCGGTACATCGAACCGGTGTGCTGTTTGTTTGCAGTATATGGAGATTTTTGCATGGCTCAGGGC
The sequence above is a segment of the Amycolatopsis viridis genome. Coding sequences within it:
- a CDS encoding DUF742 domain-containing protein; the protein is MPDKTEDPGTAEPEDLWERPYTITAGRTRASVPLDMMSLVSATGTVAPDRLQLEHAQALRLCGNPISVTEVAAVLKQPIAVTKILLADLVVAGAATAHTPRLVDSSKIDLLKRLADGLKKL
- a CDS encoding thiamine pyrophosphate-dependent enzyme, whose amino-acid sequence is MEYREGWTVAEITARVLVDAGVRRAYTVAGSAFLEFLDAIRFEPLMALVTARQDTGAAFMAEAEGKLREVPALLLGGPGPGIADFLVAVRSAYQDGTPMVVLVEERASVRLAAPGIQDGLAELDPLTLFGPFAKWTGRAGTAAQVPVLAAQAVRAAREGRRGPAVLAVPADFWVAPFHDVIPDPEPRPDDTGAALRSAHEVAALLADSRYPVLIAGGVGRAARTDLIAAADQLGLAVYTAFRRQDSFPENHARYAGHLGLGIPAGQLDALERADVVLAVGTRLDEVTTQNNRYPLPSQTLVVIGPGLPATHRRGLTFRIDCEVGSFLRQLVAVGVTRSRRSSAANAATHTHMTPPRTSPDHPLVHPADVVRVLRKVAPEDTVVTADSDPTARFVHRYWCFTQPHTQLEPPEGVRGYAVPAALGAKLAAPRRTVVAVVSDAAAMITGQELETAVRHRAPILVVVFQNGLFTDLATHQAAKHGRLHGVSLTAVDFAAWARSFGAAGYTIESPEQLEPTFRRALQHQRPSVVDVRTDPDVIDPDTRLSALFQRPRKT
- a CDS encoding acyl-CoA dehydrogenase family protein; its protein translation is MYLPTYFESPEHDRLRAEVRQFAEEHIAPRIGQMEASRAVENELARLVARQGWIGVTIGPEFGGMGLGHLAKTIIIEELSCVSGAMGAMAQASQLGVAKILHFGNYEQKRQWLPAIAAGDCLPTIAVTEPESGGHVLGMSATARRDGDDYVLNGRKVFVGNSHVGDLHGVVVRTGEGSRGLTAFLVESTRPGFSLGPLQETMGLHGFSFGELIFDNCRVPAENRLGDEGDGLAVAYSSSILYGRPNLTAVSLGVHQALVNATTRFAREHTRYGAALAMMPTIKQKLGQMQSQLMTARVLAYHAAAMLDQGLPCDAELMSAKLENYELSQASAKLAMEIHGAYGLIADRQVERYVRDAHHMYAPAGTSDIQRLRLAEFALGEAKGQWSQQLATELGVGNAARDRALSAPAGESVPAVRPPAA
- a CDS encoding GAF domain-containing protein — encoded protein: MTYEQDDRLRTVPRDPEVSARMKRLAELNIGKEPDPAFDAFAAKLASITDTPFAMVNFISDREQYFAGLYTPSGNQRGAALQAAQATEHHGVGRTMDLDHGFCPHVVSRRLALVLDDVCEWPQFVGNPVINKLSVRSYLGAPLIDRTGTALGTICVIDTQPREWGRPGLQTIKQLAGELLEQIHLRER
- a CDS encoding ATP-binding protein; translation: MLLASLVMVLAGVVATAAAAARPSWALPLSIAVVVIGVVAAGIGLRRTPPAATPPATAGPPPEPQSDTPDTLFSGEYQRRIVFGKLSGRLQGLNRRMLYDINTLEHAVEDPDLLKGLFGIDHLATQLRRQVENVAVLGGGTLQRRSDTPVHVNGVLRAAVAEIEHFKQVEILPADDLQIHGRAVAEVIHLLAELLENATTFADPGAPKVALRAQRVTAGLWIQVQDRGLGMPWEERERINRLLEVSTTLDVGELLAEGRIGMGVVKELARRYRIRVKLDENMFGGVDANVVLPHDLLVVDVKSQEAPSEQKALSPAPQVAQPKHAEPVPGGSPGRHERADDSSQSSPATSTHGSAVGPPPATLPVRAPGAALSAPLHGDPRASRDAPAPPLPQRSAAPTHLPPGLRDEPSHPTVLVPGHNHTLASAALRGLALSQEESATPPTTATTRTQGESP
- a CDS encoding GTP-binding protein; translated protein: MDSRSSDTVPDQAKILVAGGFGVGKTTFVGAVSEIAPLSTEETLTTASVGTDSLTGVAHKSTTTVALDFGRITIASDLVLYLFGTPGQDRFWFMWDELSRGALGAVVLADTRRLQDCFGPIEFFEQRGINFLVAINDFGDAYPYPDAQLRSALELKPHVPLLHCDARRARSASSVLVTLVEHIATMSHRPAAEIPVLTTATQIRSMP
- a CDS encoding roadblock/LC7 domain-containing protein, which translates into the protein MTDDLTWLLHRLVDRVPGSRSAVLLSADGIAKNWYGLADDEAETLAAMAGSICSLAKAVGTRFGGTPEGNVRQVLVETDGSILFVTAPSIGTVLAVLAGPGVDAATLSYEMGRLGDQLPQQLATPARQDIAAAQLGNR